In Nitrospirota bacterium, the DNA window TTCAGAAGGCTATAGATGGAGATGCACAATATAATATTGCGTTAAAAGAAGATGATTACCTCTTTGTAAAGACTGTGCCGGAATGGGGGCTTTACAGGACTGTTACGGTTTCAGGTGAGGTGAAGTTTCCAGGGACATATACCATAAATAAAGGTGAAACCCTCTCATCATTGATAGAGCGGGCAGGCGGATACACCGACAGGGCATATCTTAAAGGGACAGTATTTACAAGGGAGTCTGTCAGGACTTTACAGCAGAAGCAGCTTGATGAATCTATAGACAGGCTAGAACAGGAGATAATATCCCAATCTGCACGCACTATAGAATCCGCATTGTCTCCAGAAGAGGCACAGCAGCAGAAGGCAGTAGTAGACCAGAGGAGGGGGCTTATAACCAAGATGCGATCAGTTAAGGCTAAGGGTGTTGTTAGTATAAAATTGTCTGAACCTGAAAATTTTAAGAACTCAACTTACGACATACCGTTGGAAGACGGAGACGTACTGGCTATTCCTGAGAAACCACATCAGGTTCAAGTGATCGGGTCCGTCTATAATCCAACGGCATTTGTGTATAATCCTTCATGGACAGTGGAATCGTATCTGAAATATGCAGGCGGTATGACCAGAAATGCTGAGTTTGATGATATGTATGTACTAAAGATGGATGGTACAGCTATCTCAAAGAGAGAATGGAGCGGGCGTTCAAAAATGAACGGGGATACGGATGAAGGATGGTTTTTCAAGCCTAAATTCATGTCCTCGACACTCGATCCTGGGGATACAATAGTTGTACCTGAGAAGATAGAAAGGGTAGTCTGGCTCAGGGAAGTAAAAGACCTTACCCAGATATTGTATCAAATCGCAGTTACAGCGGGTGTCCTCATAGTCGCATTTTAGGTTGACGCTGAAGAGAAGCTAAAAGCAAGAGGTTAGAAATAAGAAGTCAGAAGTAAGAAATAAGATTGCTTAGCGGTACAAAGCAATCCTCAAATTCCCTCCCCTTCAAGGGGAGGGTTAGGGTGGGGATGGGGTTTTTACTTGACCCCTTGACCCCTCGAAAAATATGCCTGAGTTAAACAGAACAAGGCTTGAAGGTTATCTCTCTTATGTTTATAACGCAGACGTCCGGATCGTATCTATTAAAGGCATCGGGACGAAAGAAGAAGCAGATATAAAAGGCTTCGGATACGGGCTACCCTACCTCATAAATTTCTTTGTTAATAATAAAAATATTTCAGTTGTCCTCGAAACCATGTCTCCAAACAGCTTTGGGCATGACCACTTCTCAGACAGGGCACAAAGTCTTATATGGGATAATTCTACATTCAGCAGATTGCCGGGCCATGTAAAGGCTATTGATGCGGGTGCATTTACAAGGGATGGAGATATTATATCTGTCGGGGAGGCTGAAGAGTTTTTCATTGTTACAGAATTTGTTGAGGGAGAGGGATATTATAAAGACCTTGAAAGGATTCTTTCCACCGGCGAGTCAGAAAAAGGGGATGATGACAGGGTTAAGGCTTTAGCAGAATATCTTGCAAAGATTCACAGTGTTAAGATTAATGCACCGCATTTGTATACAAGGAGGATAAGGGACCTTATAGGGCATGGCGAGTGCATAATGGGTCTTATAGACAACTACAGTACAGGGTATGAGTTTATTACACGGAAATTATTGAAAGACATAGAATGTCGGTGTGTCGAATGGCGGTGGAAGATAAGGGATATGGGGCACAGGCTTTCACAGGTTCACGGAGATTTTCATCCATGGAACATATTATTCAGAGAGGGTACTGACTTTACTGTTTTGGACAGGGCAAGGGGGGAGTGGGGTGAGCCTGCAGATGATGCCGCTACAATTGCTATCAACTATATCTTCTTTTCTCTTCAAAGTTATGGAAGTCTGGCTGGGCCTTTTGAAAGGCTTCATACCCTGTTTTGGGAGACGTACCTTAATAGCAC includes these proteins:
- a CDS encoding aminoglycoside phosphotransferase family protein translates to MPELNRTRLEGYLSYVYNADVRIVSIKGIGTKEEADIKGFGYGLPYLINFFVNNKNISVVLETMSPNSFGHDHFSDRAQSLIWDNSTFSRLPGHVKAIDAGAFTRDGDIISVGEAEEFFIVTEFVEGEGYYKDLERILSTGESEKGDDDRVKALAEYLAKIHSVKINAPHLYTRRIRDLIGHGECIMGLIDNYSTGYEFITRKLLKDIECRCVEWRWKIRDMGHRLSQVHGDFHPWNILFREGTDFTVLDRARGEWGEPADDAATIAINYIFFSLQSYGSLAGPFERLHTLFWETYLNSTRDEELLGVIQPFLAWRGLVIGNPQWYPSLSIEVRKKIFNFINNVLLMDKFEPARVNEYLEDR